The proteins below come from a single Mercenaria mercenaria strain notata chromosome 3, MADL_Memer_1, whole genome shotgun sequence genomic window:
- the LOC128555955 gene encoding uncharacterized protein LOC128555955 yields MCRMTAKCIEQLTLTLLVYCVSYSTCWLSVEKTFNGELKPMDPNVCATQNITFTSVLLEEPNVNFSIGFAVKNRRTKGKYVAVDHDKIKKINDTVSQFTVYNVSFGTEDVTELFYFYVRSYYWKTFGNTNGTLQLGKTTASRVYPLPKKVQDFKCIVLNYLSMRCTWNYGKEYGEENMPEVIFQWRIPSFSGSWNNCSDLNIVDRYCCWQDTRAGYFKNTNITVRITLKQKCDINVSSEFRIDTSRIVSPISKDEVTKIQPKEILK; encoded by the exons ATGTGCAGAATGACCGCCAAATGCATAGAACAGCTGACACTTACACTGCTAGTATATTGCGTTTCATACTCTACTTGTTGGTTATCTG TCGAGAAAACATTCAACGGAGAACTCAAACCAATGGATCCCAATGTTTGCGCAACACAGAATATTACTTTTACAAGTGTGCTGCTCGAAGAACCAAATGTCAACTTTTCAATTGGCTTTGCTGTTAAGAATAGAAGAACAAAAGGAAAATATGTGGCAGTTGAccatgacaaaataaaaaagatcaatGACACAGTGTCGCAGTTCACAGTGTACAACGTCAGTTTCGGAACCGAAGACGTTAcagaactgttttatttttatgttcgTAGTTACTACTGGAAGACATTTGGTAATACAAATGGCACCCTTCAGCTTGGAAAAACAACTGCTTCACGTGTTTACC CACTACCTAAGAAGGTTCAAGATTTTAAGTGCATTGTGCTTAATTACCTGTCAATGAGATGCACTTGGAATTATGGGAAAGAGTATGGAGAAGAAAATATGCCAGAAgtaatatttcagtg GAGAATCCCTTCATTTTCGGGATCGTGGAATAATTGCAGTGACCTAAACATAGTGGATAGATATTGCTGCTGGCAAGATACGAGGGCAGGCTATTTTAAAAACACTAACATAACTGTCAGAATAACATTGAAACAGAAATGTGATATTAACGTCTCTTCAGAGTTCCGCATAGACACATCAAGAATCG